In Halococcus saccharolyticus DSM 5350, one DNA window encodes the following:
- a CDS encoding ATP-NAD kinase family protein yields the protein MRRVGFVVNPIAGMGGRVGLKGTDGKVEEARERGAEPRAPGRARDALESLATHAADTDETIELLVAGGEMGASIARDVDFESEVVTDPPGETSAADTREAVRQFVERVPLAAERNSRAAEPRDEGVDLVLFVGGDGTAVDVAETLEEYDSEIPILGVPAGVKIYSSVFAVSPRAAGRIAATFDDTESREVNDIDEDAYREGEVHTELRALARVPVAEEVQSSKQLGGGTVATLAAGVASEVEPGTTYVLGPGSTVGAIERELGFEGTPLGVDVWRAAPDPEDGEWPTGEVLARDASADEILDVLGDRVVVVVSPIGGQGFVFGRGNQQLSPAVLRQSEIEIVASRRKLDDIGVLRVDTGDTELDDELRGWRKVRIGRVERRLMKVV from the coding sequence ATGCGACGGGTCGGCTTCGTGGTGAACCCCATCGCCGGGATGGGTGGTCGCGTCGGGCTGAAGGGAACCGACGGCAAGGTCGAGGAGGCGCGGGAACGCGGTGCGGAGCCGCGTGCACCCGGTCGGGCCCGCGACGCGCTCGAATCACTCGCGACTCACGCTGCGGACACGGACGAGACGATCGAACTCCTCGTTGCCGGCGGCGAGATGGGTGCGTCGATCGCCCGCGACGTCGATTTCGAGTCCGAAGTCGTGACCGACCCTCCCGGAGAGACGAGCGCTGCCGACACCCGCGAGGCTGTCCGACAGTTCGTCGAGCGCGTTCCGCTGGCGGCGGAACGGAACAGTCGAGCGGCGGAGCCGCGAGACGAGGGGGTCGACCTCGTCCTGTTCGTCGGCGGCGACGGTACCGCGGTCGATGTCGCCGAGACGCTCGAAGAGTACGACAGCGAAATTCCGATTCTCGGGGTGCCGGCCGGCGTCAAGATTTATTCATCCGTGTTCGCAGTCTCGCCACGCGCGGCGGGGCGGATCGCGGCGACGTTCGACGACACCGAATCCCGCGAAGTGAACGACATTGACGAGGACGCCTACCGCGAGGGCGAGGTCCACACCGAACTCCGGGCGCTCGCCAGAGTGCCGGTCGCCGAGGAGGTACAGTCGAGCAAACAGCTCGGCGGCGGCACCGTCGCAACGCTCGCGGCGGGGGTCGCGAGCGAAGTCGAGCCCGGCACCACGTACGTGCTCGGGCCTGGCAGTACTGTGGGGGCGATCGAGCGCGAACTCGGGTTCGAGGGAACGCCGCTCGGCGTCGATGTCTGGCGTGCGGCCCCCGATCCCGAAGACGGCGAGTGGCCGACTGGCGAGGTGCTCGCCCGCGACGCGAGCGCCGACGAGATCCTCGACGTACTCGGCGATCGCGTAGTCGTAGTCGTCTCGCCGATCGGTGGCCAGGGGTTCGTCTTCGGCCGGGGCAACCAGCAGCTCTCGCCCGCCGTGCTCCGACAGTCAGAAATCGAGATCGTCGCCTCGCGCCGCAAGCTCGACGACATCGGCGTGTTACGGGTCGACACCGGGGATACGGAGCTCGACGACGAACTCCGGGGATGGCGGAAAGTCAGGATCGGACGAGTCGAGCGGCGGTTGATGAAGGTCGTTTAG